The proteins below are encoded in one region of Ostrinia nubilalis chromosome 3, ilOstNubi1.1, whole genome shotgun sequence:
- the LOC135087888 gene encoding suppressor APC domain-containing protein 2: MTTQASSINMESLPQQFVAAMRTLFDIMDDKHTGYVKLTDIENRWRDDRTKGLPRGVIESLQKVASHDGLLSFERFCTGLKICLLRNQVECASSKVERLNSDVENAVLHSQMSAQTHRPPSAPLLDANEPQNVEIHWNLLKKSENITQHRTLSMPQLISRKEQPIQELRHSATSALSKHDQQRAYGPPKPPRLEKNVSDRKESSRPSYKSEEELHFDSEEVNDNKLDFEAISRSVEEQSRGLGDGRSANETQTHVRKTPRRREPRRHTLHNGVDYNLLKRMKQIEQEKDVLLQGLTAVEEAREWYLKQLTEVQEKMRYAGRMGAYVEPWSEAHQERLELLRARVLELNRQLGALAAGWRHGQLSLHMNLALPTMTLTTTTATPNNAAVLRSQNRMLAEEVNRKNERISVLEREKSALIRELLLQRNRSKIADNFA, encoded by the exons ATGACAACACAGGCGTCATCAATAAACATGGAATCTTTGCCCCAGCAATTTGTAGCCGCGATGCGAACATTGTTTGATATTATGGACGATAAACACACCGGCTATGTAAAATTGACAGATATTGAGAACCGATGGCGCGATGATCGTACAAAAGGTTTACCGAGAGGTGTTATAGAGAGCTTGCAAAAAGTTGCGTCCCATGATGGGTTGTTAAGTTTCGAAAGATTTTGCACAGGGCTCAAGATTTGTCTTCTCCGCAACCAAGTGGAATGTGCTTCTAGCAAAGTCGAACGACTTAATAGCGATGTGGAAAACGCGGTATTACACTCACAAATGAGTGCGCAAACACATCGCCCACCATCCGCTCCATTATTGGATGCTAATGAACCACAGAACGTTGAAATTCATTggaatttattgaaaaaatcggAAAATATTACACAACATAGGACTCTAAGTATGCCTCAGTTAATATCGCGAAAGGAACAACCCATTCAAGAACTGCGGCATAGCGCAACGAGTGCACTATCCAAGCATGATCAGCAAAGAGCTTATGGCCCACCAAAACCACCAAGATTGGAAAAGAATGTTAGCGATAGAAAAGAATCTTCGAGACCAAGCTACAAATCAGAAGAAGAATTGCATTTTGATAGTGAAGAAGTGAATGATAATAAATTAGATTTCGAAGCAATATCTAGATCTGTTGAAGAACAAAGTAGGGGCCTTGGTGATGGTCGTTCGGCAAACGAGACACAGACACATGTTAGGAAAACACCTCGCCGACGAGAACCTCGTAGACATACACTGCATAACGGTGTGGATTATAACTTATTAAAACGTATGAAACAAATCGAACAAGAAAAAGATGTCCTGTTACAAGGCTTAACAGCAGTAGAGGAAGCACGAGAATGGTATTTAAAGCAACTTACTGAAGTACAAGAGAAGATGCGCTATGCTGGGCGAATGGGCGCGTATGTG GAGCCGTGGAGTGAAGCACATCAAGAGAGGTTGGAGTTATTGCGAGCTCGTGTGCTAGAGTTGAATCGACAGCTCGGAGCCCTAGCCGCTGGCTGGCGACACGGTCAACTTTCCCTCCACATGAACCTCGCTCTGCCCACTATGACACTTACAACGACCACAGCAACGCCTAATAACGCTGCAGTTCTAAGGTCTCAAAATCGAATGCTAGCCGag GAAGTCAATAGAAAAAATGAGAGAATTTCTGTGCTGGAACGAGAAAAATCTGCTCTTATAAGGGAATTACTACTGCAAAGAAATAGATCAAAAATTGCTGATAATTTTGCTTAA